Part of the Metarhizium brunneum chromosome 6, complete sequence genome is shown below.
GACTGTGACATCAGCAAAGAGCTACGGAAACCTTGTTGTCTCGAAAAGGTAGCATTCGTCCGATAGGATTCAATATGGGTAACATCTCGAGGCCTTTGAGATAATTATGCTCGAGGGTCTTGTAGAGAGACGTTTCGATATATGGCGGGCAAAAGACTTGGTGCGTTTACGATCATTTACTTACATTACAACACGTACTGCCGCTTGAAGAGGCGGAACACTGCAGGCTTTTGCCGGCTTTCCCCAACTTGGTGTAGGTACATGGTTATCGCTGTAATTTTCTCGTTTACACGATTTCTCATGTTCATTGATCGTGCCTCGAACCAGAGTCTAACAGTAAACCAACCATCAGCCGTGCAACGCAAACAAGCGTTACCTATGCTCCAGCACAACCAAGTGGTTTTTGTGAAACGGTCTACAACGACGAATTTTCTCGGATCAGTTTTACCAGTCCTTCCATGAGAGACCTGACGGATGCTTCGCAAACCGAACGAATGTTTGACATGTTTGTGATCCGCTTGGGAGTTGGATGCTTGGAAGTTGGCCGACTTGCATTGGTTAGCTCGCGTGCGAAGAGCGAGCCTCTGACGGTTTTCACACTGTATGCTCCATCTGCCGCCAGggcagccagggccgccAGACGGCCACGGAGGACAAAAAGCTCGTGCATGCGCATCCACACTGTGTGTCGCCTTGTTCCCCTTGGCAGCCAATTTTCGGCTACGACGAGCTTCGTCTGGTCGCTTCCCATCCCATCAGCCTCGTGGCCACATCTTTCAATTATCTCAATTCTTCGCAGTCGCCCCAACGACTGCGCGGCTCCCACCGACGACTGCTGCTGCAATCCACCCTCGTCAAACACCCTCGAATCCCTCGTTACACCTTGTCCCGAGCTGTCGCGAGGTCCATTCGCGACGTGCAGGCCATGGCACGACGATACTCGCCCCCCGACTCGCCTCTTTCATCAATGGGGTCCGGTTCCGAGGCCTATGAGGAGGatggccatgaagaagacgaggcctCCCTCCGCCCGTCCAAGCGACAAAGAGTCGACGCGCAATCCACCACGTCGTCTGCCGTTGTGCCAGAAGTCGAACACGACGCCGTGCCGGTTCCGGATACCCTCGAGGGCATGTCGGATGTATCCTCGGACACTTCAGGCGATATCCCCAGCTCACCCGTGAATGCACGactcgaggaagacgacTTCCAGGACCAGGTGACTGTCTGCGACTGGGATGGCTGCCCCGCCGGCGACCAaggcgacatggacaagttGGTCGAGCACATCCACAACTCGCACATTGAGAATCGCCAGAAGAAGTACACGTGCGAGTGGAAGACGTGCAGCAGGAAGGGCCTTCCCCATGCCAGCGGGTATGCGCTTAAGGCACACATGCGCAGCCACACCCGGGAAAAGCCCTTCTATTGCTACTTGCCTGGTAGGACAGAATACACGCTGCTCCTACATTTGGAGAGGTTCAATGGCTAACATTGTGGTCCTAGAATGCGACCGCTCCTTCACCAGGTCCGATGCCCTGGCAAAGCACATGCGAACCGTCCACGAAACCGAGGCCCTGCGGCCTTCAGATCCGGTGCCAAAGTCTATGCAATCCGGCACTGCTGGCAAGTCAAACAAGCTCAAAATCATCATCAAAACGCCACAATCACACGGGGGTACCGGCGATGATGAAACGGGCGACGCCGTAAACGGGGACTCCGCCAACTCGGACTTCTTTACCGCCCTGCCCAGCGACCTGTTTTCGTCAGAGGAGCTCTCCTTCTCGGTGGACAAGCTGTATCGCAAATGCTACTGGGAGTCGAAATGGGCCGACGAGGTCGGCGAGGCGCTCAGAAAGGAATGCAAGGAGTGGGAAAAGGTATACTACAAGGAGTGGCTGGAGAAGGAAGTGCTGCTGTCACAGGTCATCAAGAGCGAGGTTGACTGGCACGACCGACGCAAGGCCATACTCGACGGCACCGCCGACGTTCAGGTCTCTGGCGTCGTGGGCTCCAAGGACAGCGAGAAAACCAACGGCAATGGCGTGGCCGTGCCCCCCAAGAAGGCCCAGGCTACAGAGGCATAGGTTGCATCGGGATGGTACAACAGTTGTTTCCCGTCCTAGTGTTTAATGGGATGGCATGGGCGCTTGACACGGAGAAGGTCGAAGGATGCATTAATTAGGACAGGAGTTGGGGAGTTGGGGGGGTTTGTGACTTTGGTATTGGTATGCCTTGGACGAGCGttatttctctttttttgatATCTTTTTTCAATGGGATATATTCAAGCACTTGCCGTAGCCTAAATGCGCCAAGTGCAAAGCCAGTGCCCGAGTTGAATCCATGCATAGGGAACCACGGCCGTGGATGAATATATTCTACGCCGTGACAACCACGCAGACACATGGCTACTAGCATCACATCACGTATACCGCAGTTGTCCTCGGTCTGAAATACCCAGTCGCCAGCACCAAGTCGAACCAGCGGGCTGGTTTGAGTTTGCCGAGCACCACggcaaacaaaaaaaaaaaaaaaaggtccaGCCGCCGAGCAATCCCGTCCTCCGGCCGATGTCGCAAGCCGCCACAGCCAGCACTAAgacgaccagttgaccttaTTAGTTGGCGGGGTCTCAGCGGCGCCCGCACGTCCATTTCCAATCCCCGACTTTTTATTGCCCGACACTGCACCGACTGACATGATTACATGCGCAGAGTTGGTAGTAATTCCCGTTTGCCACTCGAGCTATTTCTCGTCTCTTAAACGATACCTCGAATCCGTCTACATTTCTTTGTCCTTTTTCCATTTGTTAGGCTTCcatttttcctttcctttcaGGAAGGTACTAATAAATTCACACTCTCAAATCGCAAACTCGCAAACTCGCcgccctttttcttctcaaCTCCCCACATGACGCCGACGCAAACATGAGCGCCATTCTCTCAGTCGACGACCTAAACGACTTTATTTCCCCGGGCGTAGCGTGCATAAAGCCCATCGAGACGCTGCCGGCGGCTCCTCCGCCGCAAGGGCAGGGGCAGGAGCAGGATCCGGCGCTCCTCGAGACCGAGGTCATTCTCGACGGGCAACAACCGcgggtcggcggcggcggcgtcgacgctgCTTCCGCCGCACAGATATCGCTGACGGACTGTCTCGCGTGCTCGGGGTGCGTCACGTCCGCGGAGGCGGTGCTCGTCAGCCTGCAGAGCCACGCCGAGGTCCTGTCGACGCTGGACTCGGCCCCGGGGCTGagcatcgtcgacgacggtgccggGGGAGGCGGGCTCAGGGTGCAAGGGCTGGAGAATGAGAATGCCAGGCTGTTCGTGGCGAGCGTGAGCCCGCAGACGAGGGCGAACCTGGCGGCCGCCTGCGGCAAGGGCGTGTCCGAGGCACAGGCAGGACGCATGCTGGACAGGCTGCTGCGGAGCGAACGCTGGGGGTTGGCCGGCGGTGGGAGGTGGAGGAACGGCTTTACGTGGGTTGTTGATACCAACGTCGCCAGGGAGGCGGCCCTTGTCCTGGGCGCAGATGAGGTTCTCGGGCGCACGGCCAGGCCTGGGGGCAATGCGCCTGCGCAGCCGATACTGTCGTCTGTGTGTCCTGGGTGGGTGTGCTACGCGGAGAAGACGCATCCTCATGTTCTGCCGCACTTGTCGAGGGTCAAGTCCCCCCAGGCGCTGATGGGGACGATTCTCAAGACTACGCTGAGTAGGAAACTGGGCATCCCGCCGAGTAGGATATGGCACCTGGCGGTTATGCCGTGCTTCGATAAGAAACTCGAAGCCAGCCGGGAGGAGCTCACGGACGAGGTGTGGGCGGGATCAGGGCTTCCAGGACGAGGCGTAAGGGACGTGGATTGCGTCATCACAAGCAAGGAGGTTCTCATGCTTGCTGAATCAAGAGGGCTCAATTTCTTCGATATCCCGCGCGACAACGCCGGCGCCACTGGCTCTCTACTAGAACCTGCGGTGCCATTTCCCGACGCACGACTACACAGCTTCTTATTCCCCGCCCGAGCGTCCCCAAGAGTCCCACGCATGGCAGGTTCCTCGGGCGGCCTCCTCTATCATATCTTGCAGTGCAAAGCTGCACAAATACCTGGTGCTAAAATTCAAACGACGCGCGGTCGTAATGCGGATGTTGTAGAGTTTGCTGTGGCTGTCAATGGCGAGCCTGTGTTCAAAGCGGCACGCTACTATGGATTCAGAAATATTCAAAACTTGGTCCGGAGGCTGAAACCTGCCCGCCCGTCCCGAATGCCCGGCGGCAAACCATTTGGCAGCGCCCGACGACCGACAGGCAAGTCGGCGTCTCTCGAGTACAGCTACGTCGAGGTCATGGCGTGTCCAGGAGGTTGCACCAACGGTGGCGGCCAGCTCAAGGCTGATGATCTGGTGGCTCAGGGGAGCAAACAATATTCGGGCAAACCGGGTCCTCAGGAACAAAAGGAGTGGCTGGCGGAAGTCGACGAGGCGTATTTTTCAGGTGAAGAGGTGGTGGATGGTGCGGATACAGTAAATGGTAATGACGATGGTGTTCGGAGCAGCGAGGATGTCGTGGGTGGCATCTCTCGCTCGTATATACATGATACCCTGGCGTACTGGTGTGGGGTAACGGGCATTAGCATAGATAGACTTGCATTCACGACGTATCGCGAGGTCATAAGCGACGTCGGAAAGGGGACTGAAGCCGAAAAAGTGGTTCAGTTGGCTGGTAAAGTTGGCGGCGGGTGGTAGTCATCCTTGTCTCCCTCTCTTTCTGTAACGAAGAGAGAATCGAAAATATCAGGATGTTTTTGTCTCTCTTTTTGTCGAAGACATATGCCAAACATCAGCTCTCTTTCCCACCGCGACGTGCAAATCCAAATCCCCCCCGGCCAGTTCCGTCGGGTCCCCTCGGCATTCGAATAGCTGGCTGTGGCTGCGGTGCTTGAAATTGATACTGGTCATCCCTCAATGTCGTGCCTCTGCCTGATCCGCCGTCACTCTCCCCTCCTCCACGCCGCTGAGCCATCGCATCCGGTTTTGGCGAGAAGCTTGGGTCGTATAGCTCCCTACTTGACGAGGCTTGATTGTTGGCCCTCCTCATATCTGGCAGTCTCCCGCCGTCATTCGTAATACCACCATTATTTCGCTgccctccccctccccctcgtCCACGACCCCTCCCCGAATGTCTACTCTCCCCCCGGGGCGGCGTCACCGTCCCCGGGGATGATCCCCTACTTGACGGGTTCGACTCCCCAAAAATCTTGGCCCGCGCCTCGTCGTAccgcctctgcttctcctccaggTCACGCTTCTGCTTGGCCCGGATCTCCTCGGCGGTGGGCTGGGGCTGTTTTGGGTCCCtttcgccgtcgtcgtcgtccattgAGAGCTGGGACATGCCCGTTGTGGCATCGCGTTTGGCAATCATGGGTTTGCGGCTAAGCACCTTGACTTGGGGCTTGAATGTGGACGTTAGGGGGACAGTGCTGCTGGCTTCGAGGTAGTGGAATGTCTGGGGAGTTGCGTCTCTGGATGGCAATGTTAGTGGGAGCAGGGGAAGAAGCGGCATGGCTGGGCTGGGGAAGGAGAGGGTGTTGCTACAGCAGACATACGCAGACTCCCACATCTTTCTATTCGCCTCTTCATGCTGCGTGATGCGCTCGGCTTTCGTCAAGGGCTGCGCGGCCTGGAGGGAAACACCGCCCTGCTGGTggttctcgtcgtcttccacgGCCCCTCTGTCCGCCTGGGCTTCCCAATCGTCGTCCCAGGCATCCGGGACGCCGGACTTGTTCATTTTGAGCGGCGACTTCCTCGTCGTATGACGCCCAGTTCGATTGAGTGGATGAGTGGATGAGTGGATGAGTGGATGGGAATGGGGAGGtgctggcagcagcaacgatGGTGCATCCAGCAGAACAACCAGGCAGCGCCAATTCCCTCAGGACGGAAGCATCAAGGAGGACGGCAAAGAATGCTTTGCTTGCAAAAAGGCACAGCAGCCCGGTGGGGATGCAGACTTCGTCGTCGGAGGCATGAGAGGAGTATGGTGTCCACGGTTCCAAAAGTAGAGCCAAGCGAAACCGCGCTAatactccatgtccgtcgcTGGCCAGAGTCTTTGTGCCCTAggatgtctggtggtgggCCGACTGGTACTTGCGGCCCAGTGCCATTTTCGGTGCAGCAACCAAGTTCCCGCGGGaagtcatgtctggtctggtctggtcggAAAGGACTCGACACTTGACCACAAACGACGCCGCGCAGTGGGGTCAACTAGAGAGGGTGAGAGGGGCCCTCTGCGTCGTGGGGGCCGGATCGGGTTTCCTTTTGAGATATTCTTGATGCCTGGCATTTTTGAGCAGCGCAGGGACTGTGTCCAGATCCATCGTCTGCGATTCCGTttcgtgtactccgtacatctcCAACAGCACACAATCCCATAGCCCAAGCTCGCCAACCGTCACACCAACTGTCCCCTTCCGCCTCGACGACTTGTCAGGCGCGATTCCCATGGCTGGCGTGCCCGTGTCCTCTCACTCCCAGCCTCAATATGAGGTGGCCGAACCAGTCACGCCTGTTGGGAACAGTTCCAGGAAAAAGGATGAATACGAAAAGGCCATGGCTAGATTGTCAGACCAGGCATTCCGCTCACGTTAGTCCCAGTCGTACTAGTCCATGAGTGTTGAGCTCGTCACGTAAACCTGTGTCGAGGAATTATCACACGCCCACGGATGGAATTGGCCTTGCTGACTAGACTACATTTATAGAAAAGTATCCTGATCCCTTGGTAGTCCGCCAAGGTGTCGATCCACAGCTCTATCCGCAAGGCGTGAcgctggacatggagaggacatggctggcgaggatgaaggcTGTCAAGGACCGAAGTGGCTAGGAAGTTTCGCAGTTGTTTGTTTGACGGTATCCTTGATTCATTTTGTTCATGCCTCATCTGTATGCTTCGCATACTCTCCTGCTCCGTGCAGCGATGATATTAGTGTAAGACTGTAACGAATAGCGAAACTGGGCATGGATGTTCTTTGTCCCTTGGCCCCTGAGATATTCCTGGATTAGGTGAATGCGTAGATGGTATAATGCAAGGCATTTTGCTGTCCTACGCTGCGGTGCAACGTTGTTCAGCTCGCGGCGCGAAATGCCgtttaaaagaaaataaaacaaagCAAAAGAATTTTTAAGAATACTACACTTTGTATCGTGCTTCTTCTCCGGATGAGCCTTTACTCGCTGGTTTCTCGTATTCCTTACTCCATGGATCCCTCATACATCTTCATATAAACGAAACTTATCCAGAAGTCGAACAGGAAGTCCGTCTCATTGACACATCCAGCGAACCCGCGATCAAACTGCGCTGCATGATCACGCCAGCATCTGTAAAAGAATGCCGCCCACAACAGCTAAACTTCCATCCAAGTATTCCCAGGTATTCATcagacgacatggccaacggAAATATATCTCTGGGGGAGTAACTACGGAATATCGGATTGCCCTCAGCTGTTGAAGCCGCATAAGTAATAATAGTGTCTCCGGCCACCAATAAGAAGCCGGCCGTGTGGCTCAATGGCAGAGCGTCTGACTACGATCAAGGAGTATCTAGCGATATTCGTGTGTGTGATCAGAAGGTCGCAGGTTCGACCCCTGTCTCGGTCAATTCATCTCCCTAGATAATAGGAAGTCTGGGGAATGCAAGTGATGTTTATATTCTCTTTTTTGTCATTCGGCATTCTCAGTCAAGGCACTCTGTACTTGTCTTTTGCTTTATGCGCACTCTATTGATTCTTCAAATTACCTACCTATATAGAAGCTACTTGTGCTCCTAAGCGGAGAGAATATTCTTGAGAGACAGCCGCCTTGATTGTATAGCACTCCAGTATGTACTGGAGTCTGGTGTGATACTAGTGGAATCCTAGGAACGCAAAACTTTTTTTTGCTTCGGGCGTAAGCGCTCCATATTTTCTCCGCTCAACGGAGTAACTACTACCAGCCCCACAGGTATCGATTGATTAAGTacatatcaattgattgtactccgtacactcgACACAACTTCATGACAGCCGCGTATGGTAAACACCGAAAGTTCGGTTAGAATTGACTGACTTTTAAAATAAGACAGCACGTTTATAAgctcttcctcttttccAGTAAAACAAAAACACTTTCACGAAGCCTCTAGTGCGTCCCTAGTTAATTTTTCTCAGCATCATAGAGATGGTACCCGACTTTCACTTGTATAACCTGTGCTAGCAGCATCTCTAAACTCGAGACGTAGCGTTTATATAAGTCATAGCCGATCGCCGCGAGCGCGCAGCGATAAATAGAAAATATGCTCAACACCAATTATAAAGTCAAGACACAAGCCAGCAAGTAAGCTAGAGACCTCAATCGAGCCAAAGTTCTTGACTTGACAAGGCGCTCGACGGGGCTTAACCCATATCTCGTCCATGGCAAAAGTCGAATTTACCCTGCACAGGTGAAATTCTCAAAGTCGCGCCCCCGGCAATCCACGTATCAACGACGAGACAAACCGGGGAATAATTGGcatttatttaatttaaacGCCAAGAGACACATACAAAAACACAAATTCTAAAGCCCAGAGAGCCCTGTACATGCTCCAAAAGCTGGGCTCGATTAAAGATCCGGGCTGTCAACCGCTCATGTCACTCACCTACAATCTTGCTCGCCAACTTAACAAAACTGCTGTGGGGAAAGGATTGCAGCCTTGCAAGATGAACAGACAAGTACCTCGTAGTTAAACTGCCATGTAGCCACTAGTACTAGTTACTAGGTACATATGCATATCATGACGGACCCTATAGATTGCAAGAACTTATTTTAAAGCAATTTACATAACCCACTAGTATGGGTAGACGCCACAACTACAGGACTATTAATCCCAAGAATTGGAtccaagatgaagaatcAGAAGTGTCTAGCATTTTCCAACACGTCTTATGCCATAAAGCCAAGACAGGGCGGTTTGCATAGGCTTTGGTACCCGTGTTTGAGGCACGCATGTGAGTAATGACTGTATCAGATCTCAGAGAGACAAATATCACGCATAAGAAGATTCAATGGAACGCAGCATGCCACCCCCATAACGTCATTTCATGCCATCAAAAGGCCAGATATACTATTATTGCTATACGCGTATAATGTATAAAGCCAATCTGATAGGACACTCGCGCATCATCATAACTACTAGTAGCGAATTTATTACACTGTAAAAGAGTCAATGTAGAGCATAGGACGGCTCCATTGTCGCTCGATTGTGGCTTCTGTTGGTCCATCTTTAACATTGACCCAAGATAGTCTAATCCGACATGTTCGCAAATACATCACTACTCTACCATTGAGCTACGCGGCATTGATcacgtgtacggagtagagggGGACTTATTCTGCCCTCGAATGTGATGAGCCATACATAaggcactccgtacggagtacaaccGTACTCTCTCGCCATGACGGCACGGCCGGGCAAAGTGGAcagattcaatgtttctgATGACCCATGATTCCTCGAGCGACGGATATCCCTACCGCTCACAATGACATGTGTTTCAGTTGCGCACATCTGGTCTCGCTCCACAATGGCGATTCACTCATATGACGACCTTTGTCGCGGGaaaggtacggagtatcgaTGAAAGAGAGTGGGAATGCTGAGTCTCCATCGACTACAGTGCCGAGAGCTGTCCTCGGTGGTCTCGATTTTACATTATGACCCGTGAAACAAGCACACGCATCTTGCTCGCTTGCATGCCAGAAGTCGGATAGATTCTCCCGTGACTCGGGGAGACTGAAGTGCCGCAGCCGCCACCGATAAGCCAAAGCTCCATGGGAAGACGGTGGGAtcgatggatgatgatgggggaCAAGCGCATCATCACACAGGCCAGTCTCGGCCCCTCTGTTGGCGAACTTCTAGGAGGCCTAAATGGCGCGACAGAgcctggtctggttcaatgttgatcatcaattgatgtgcaTTCCACGTTTGGGCGCCGCGAATGCTCCAAGACGCCAGTGCCAGGAACGCCTGTAAGGCTGCAACGCCTGTAAGGCTGCAACGCCTGTAAGGCTGCAACGCCTGTAGTGCCTCAACAGTTATGCCTCAACTGTAACGCCTGCAACGCCTTGCAACGCTTGCAACGCTCCAGTGGGGTTTGGGTGGACGAAGCGTCGATGGCGAAAAGGCGGGGTTGATGGATGGCTTGACTTCGATCGAGGATACCAGCAGCGACTGGGGCAATTGCAGTTGAAAGACGAGCAGCTCGAGGTGGCAAAAACTTGCAGGCCTGGTTGGCCAGGGGGTGCATGTGCGGTGATAACAACAACGACAAGGCGCTGCACGGAGTAGtctggtagtagtactcggtaGGTCCCAAGGCAGGTCTCAAGTGAGGCTCTCGTGAGGTCGCAGGTCCTGGCGGGGGGAGAAGTCTGGTCGTAAAGATGACAAGTCTCACAAGCGTGGGTGGGATGCATGTGGAAAGACATGGCTGATCGACACCTGcggccctggccaaggatCAGCACCCTACTAGGTACTCAAGTATTCAAGACCTGGTGCAATTTGATGCCATGCATGCGCTGAAATGCAAACTCtggccacatgtgcagcaaAGCTGGACAGTATCATGTCGTTCGCAGGTATCCAAATGCACCATTCTATCTTGTTTGCCTCCCCGGTGGCTTGTGAGATCAGATGCCAGACCAATCAAAGCAAATGGTGGACTGTTggagcaacattgaagctattTATACGAGCTGTAAGAATTGCAACCGTCGAATCCGGTAGCCTGGGCACCCAGGTAGGCTCCAGGAGCCCCGATATAGCTGCATAGTATTGACCTTTTTTGCGAacattgtactccgtaccacgCGCTCTGGCGAAGCTTTGCAAAAAGACTCGGTGAGACCAGGCTgcgtatgtacgtatgtaaCAATGTTCCAAGCTGACCAGTACCCATGACATCAGCCGTGAGCAGGCTCGACGTCCAAGACTCCAGCCCGGTGTTTGTGGCTTCAAGCACCGGACACCATTCCCTTGACTGGCTGGTGTTGGTCTGGTGTCGATTCTTTCTGGCATCtggctttgctttgctttgctttgctttgctgaGGTGGCATGCTTGATGGAGCGAATGACTCAGACGAcggctggccatgatgatggtcTCTACAACCACCGTTGACACAAGCTTTgccaaagccagcaaagTTCAGAGTCCAGACAGGGTGGCTCCCGGTCGACGGTCCAGTTTCTCAAATGGTCACATCGTCATTGCCCCCCGGTTCCCCACGTAAAGACCAGTGGAGGAGCAGCACGAGACAAAAGCTGACGAGTTGAGGAGTCACCCGCACTCTGAGGCACTGGTATGGGGGAAATGGAGCCATGGAGCTCGATTGGAGACGATGCTTGGCCGCAGCTCCATGGTCAGATCCATCACCACGGCCATACTACCGAGTAGTATGTAAGCTCGAGTGACCGATTGacagcctccatgtccctccatgtccctccatgtccagatgCCTTTGCCCCTCCCCTCACCCGAGCGCGAGGCTTTGCTCTGCgaagtgtctggtgcatcCAGAGCCGAGACTGTACATAGTCTGgcaggcctttttttttccacaTTTTCGCCTTGTCCATTTCGCCTCgcccccccccaaaaaaaagggtcTCCATGTCCTGTCATGCCTCCTCCCCATGTCTTCCACGCTTCCCGTCCACTTGAGCAAAGCAACCTTCTCCGCTGCACCTACAACACACGACTTCATCTCGCGAATACTGAACCGTACATACGGCTCCAACACTGCTTCGAAAATCTCTCCAGCGACCGACCCGAACGCGTGGCGTGCGTGACGCCTCACCAGAAGCTCGCCCAGTCTCTGATCTACCCCCCTCCTCTGTGTCCGTCCCGGCAGGCTTCCGTGTGGTCTCGTCGCTTTTGATCCAGCTGGGATACATACCTCTCCAGCCATGTCCGGCAGCGAGAGCGCCCATGTCCACACtcacgcccacgcccacgccggccatggcggctctGCTGGCGGCTTCGACCTGCTCAGGCGAGCCACGCAGGCCATGATGTCAAAGTATGTGCACCGCTTTCTTTGTCCAGTTTGCAGTTCGGTTTGCTATAGTTTTCGCATGCACCATTTGCCACAGTTTAACCATCAGACTCTTTGCGCGGCTGCCTACTTCATAAGCACCATTGAGCCCACCAAGGCTGCGCACCGCTGCCCATCTGGCAAGTGCCATTCCATTCATTCCAGCCCTTTTAGCCCCGGGCTGTTGGTTCCTTCAATGCATCATTGATGCTTCTAGCCTGACAGGCCGTTGCAAATCGTGCCAAACTTGCCGGGAGTCCGGAGCTGTGCCTCCTGTTGATTCCATGCGCTTCTTGCTTGGCTTGGGAGCCAAATGCGGCTATCGAGTGGTGGTTGGCTGCGCTTCTGTTCCATTTCGCACCGTGTCGCACCCGGGCCTATACGTCTCGGCCGGGGCGTGGAATCAGTCAGGACcagaggtcaactggtgcgAGCAAGTCAGACCCAAATCCTTCGAGGCTCAACCATGCTGTTGGAGTCCGGGCCGAGACATGTCGTGTGTTGTTGCGGCTTCATCACGACCAAGTAGCGGCCTGCGCTGGATGCAGGAGCTCGGCACATCAGCAGCCATCCTTTCGGGGTGTTGTCGTTTTGTCGTTTGCATCCTGTCCATTTGCACAGCTGTTTTGGACTCGGGTTCCTCGCGCTGTCGGCCACGCATGGAAGGGATATCGACATGTCCGATGTCTCTCGCCAGGGCGGCATCGTGTGTCTCTGAAGTGGCGGCAGCCGCACCTGCCGCCTTGCTTGGGTACTACtagcaccagactggacGTCTCGCAAGTGCTATGCGGGCCTGATGGCGAGGTCCTGGTCGCCTGGCTCCTGCCCTGCCGTCTCAGTTACTCGGCGCCACG
Proteins encoded:
- the NAR1 gene encoding Cytosolic Fe-S cluster assembly factor NAR1 — encoded protein: MSAILSVDDLNDFISPGVACIKPIETLPAAPPPQGQGQEQDPALLETEVILDGQQPRVGGGGVDAASAAQISLTDCLACSGCVTSAEAVLVSLQSHAEVLSTLDSAPGLSIVDDGAGGGGLRVQGLENENARLFVASVSPQTRANLAAACGKGVSEAQAGRMLDRLLRSERWGLAGGGRWRNGFTWVVDTNVAREAALVLGADEVLGRTARPGGNAPAQPILSSVCPGWVCYAEKTHPHVLPHLSRVKSPQALMGTILKTTLSRKLGIPPSRIWHLAVMPCFDKKLEASREELTDEVWAGSGLPGRGVRDVDCVITSKEVLMLAESRGLNFFDIPRDNAGATGSLLEPAVPFPDARLHSFLFPARASPRVPRMAGSSGGLLYHILQCKAAQIPGAKIQTTRGRNADVVEFAVAVNGEPVFKAARYYGFRNIQNLVRRLKPARPSRMPGGKPFGSARRPTGKSASLEYSYVEVMACPGGCTNGGGQLKADDLVAQGSKQYSGKPGPQEQKEWLAEVDEAYFSGEEVVDGADTVNGNDDGVRSSEDVVGGISRSYIHDTLAYWCGVTGISIDRLAFTTYREVISDVGKGTEAEKVVQLAGKVGGGW
- the iec1 gene encoding INO80 complex subunit 1, coding for MARRYSPPDSPLSSMGSGSEAYEEDGHEEDEASLRPSKRQRVDAQSTTSSAVVPEVEHDAVPVPDTLEGMSDVSSDTSGDIPSSPVNARLEEDDFQDQVTVCDWDGCPAGDQGDMDKLVEHIHNSHIENRQKKYTCEWKTCSRKGLPHASGYALKAHMRSHTREKPFYCYLPECDRSFTRSDALAKHMRTVHETEALRPSDPVPKSMQSGTAGKSNKLKIIIKTPQSHGGTGDDETGDAVNGDSANSDFFTALPSDLFSSEELSFSVDKLYRKCYWESKWADEVGEALRKECKEWEKVYYKEWLEKEVLLSQVIKSEVDWHDRRKAILDGTADVQVSGVVGSKDSEKTNGNGVAVPPKKAQATEA